The Acidimicrobiia bacterium genomic sequence CCCCGCCAGAACGGCGCGAATGCGCTCGGTAGTTCAGTTGACCATTGAGGTTGTAGCGTTGTTGTGGCATGATTGTGGCATGACCAGAGTGAGAGTGAGTACCACGGTGGACGAGAGATTGCTCGAAGAGGCAAGACGCCTTCGAGCTGACGTCAACGACGCAGGGCTGATCGACGAAGCGCTCGCAGCGCTACTTGCACAACACAGGGCCGTCGAGATCGATGTGGCCTATAGCGCCTATGACGCTCAGCCGCTCGACCAACCCGACGAATGGGGTGA encodes the following:
- a CDS encoding DUF2191 domain-containing protein, yielding MTRVRVSTTVDERLLEEARRLRADVNDAGLIDEALAALLAQHRAVEIDVAYSAYDAQPLDQPDEWGDLASFREAAGSS